The nucleotide window ACAAGAacggaaaagttgaaaagttgagttttcgcatgaagtttgttgatccgaggcgaagtctATATTGACCTCCACGCGAAAACGTTACTTCTCATTTTCCGTACGAGTTACGCACAATACTGCTGATTAGATCGAAGAAATGAATGGTATTCGGTGcagaagcatgtaaaatcatcgCTTTATACTACGGCTATGGTGGCTTAGTGCCATGCCGTGTCAGCAGTGCAGTGATCTATGTTAAGCGTtccataacaaaaaaaaaactgggaCAATTTCgaacagaaatattttatttaaaaaaagggaCGACCGTTTATGACATTATGACGTAAATCGTACACTTAACATCTTACAACTAAATTTATTCTAGATCATAAAAGTATttacaaccaaaaaaatgcAAACCGAAGTGTCTGCACACCACACACATGTTCAATACTTCGAACGCTATCAATCTGAAGATACCATTCGCACTGAGACTTTCTTTCTGATTTATAAAACCATTTTCTCCCATTCAACACTCATCACCATGAACGAGAGACATTTATCACATATCTGTATTGTAGGCATAGTTTTCGATCCCGGTTTTGTTTGCCTCACGACCATCAGCTGTGGTCATAGGCGTTGAACCACTGCTCATGACCATACTGTTGTCTGTCTCCTGCACCTGCCGATATCTGTATCGACTCGCTAGCCAAACAAACAGCAACACATTCAGGGCCATACATCCGGCAAATAGAAAGAATTCGGATGCTTGCGATTCAAAGAAATTGACTTCGGCCACAATCACCACTATAATGTTACCGAACGCAACGGCAAGCAACCAACATGCTTGTAGTACGGATTTCATGGACTCGGGCGCTTGGGTGTAAGAGAATTCCAGACCCGTCACAGAGAACATGATCTGCGAGGaagaaaagacaaattttgcGCGAACCATTTTGACAAATCATTACGAATGCAAGACATACTTCACCTGCCGTCACAATTATGTACTGAGGTATTTGCCAGAGGATGTGAACGTCATTCGGCGGTACAATGGCATGGCTTTGGAACGTCTGCGTACACATCGAATTAACAAACATGCAAAAGATCGAAATTCTCAAAATCTTACGTATGAACCATTAAATTGTTCCTGCAGAACAAGAGTATAAGCTGCACCCGGTTCAATAGTGAGTCCACTAACTAGAACATTGTCGATGTAAACTGCATATTCACCGACCAAGAGCGATTTCATTTCCGTTGAATTCGAAAAGAACGATCGAACAATGTCCCTGTTCAGGTGTTTCAGCGTCACTTCCCGGGTGTTGTTTGACGTTAGAAGAACTCGTATAACTGGGAAACCTTTTTTCGGTTTGTCCGGTGACTCTACATACGAGATCAGTTgagtttttcctaatttttgcgTTAAGAAATAACTCGTAGCCTGAGCATCTTCCAGTCGGAATGTCCCTTGAACGTCACCACAATTGCCTGCTGTGGTTCCATTCACCGTAAAAGTTGTTCTTGTTCCGTCGAGttgaatgatttttctttcgaaCAATGACATCGACGCCACTCTGAACGATTTGTCGTCGGGTAGATCAGTTCGGAAATCGTACGCACAATTTAGACCGTTGAAAATTCGTATTTGTGTCTGACCGGATCGGGGTAGTATGGGATAGCCAGACTCAAGTTTCAATTCCACAAATCCGGAAATGGAAAATGCTAGGCCAGCCAATATCATGCCGAACGTCAATTTCTGCAAACCGCACCGAACCAATTACAGACCAAACGCAATCAATTCGTATCAATgaaaagttacctgcaacggTCTCCGGATGCCAATCTTAGACAGCATCGGATAAACGAAGAGATCCCACAGCGGAATGAATAAAATGATGAGAAGTGGATTGATGACCTGCATCTGATCGGGTTTGATTGTAAATAATCCGCCCACTTCGCCGTTCATTCGAGTCGCCTGGAATGTCCATCGCGAACCCTGTTGATCTTGTAGTGCCCAGAAGAATGGCAACGGAATGTAGAGTACCAAAATCTTCATCAACGATTTGACGTCATCGATCAGATCGGGACTGTACTTTGATTCAGCATAATCCAGCCAGTGAGACTTGACGGTGTTGCTGGTAGCTTTCACTTTGGTTACGATGGCGGTCTAAGCGAATGCGAACGTTGAGGtgaaaacagaaatttgtGGTGTGAGATTCTGTTGAAAAACGGCTGACCGAAGACGGAcgcattttttgtgtgttccctgaaaggtattcgaccctagaagccaaaactactttcaaaaaaattcttccaagCTTGTGTGACTGGTcggaggtgatcaaaaaccgaaaacatgcccttttcttacagaaatttctccagtttaACGAGCCGTACAGCgccgtgtggggtgtcattagaaaggtaatttccTGGACTTCCGCGACAagtagggtcttattgggtttaaaattcatccacactgagatatgtgcagctgaagttttcaaccgaaaaatgaCTGAAAGCTTACACATTACTtgcagaaatttctcgaggtacacgaaacgtgcATGGTattgtggggtgtcattagaaaggtaattgcatgtactttcggcGCAAATAAGGTCTTATGGGGTATGGAAACATCTTCGATGAAATATAAgaatttaaacatttcaacctctcatatttcatcgtagtgGCTTCCAAACCCCCGTAGGGCCCTGTTTGCGCTGAagcaacataaaattacctttctaatgacactccacacgaccatgtataTCGAGAAATTTCcgtaagaaaagtgaaagttttCAGCCATTTTTCGGTTGAACACTACAACTGCACGTATCTCAGtgtagatgaattttaaacctaaTAAGGCCCTAATTGTCCCGAAAGTACAGGAAATTACTTTTccaatgacaccccacacgacgcTGTACGGCGcgtgtaactggagcaatttctgtaagaaaaaggcatgttttcggtttttgatcacctccgACCAgtcacacaagcttcgaagaatttttttgaaagcggtttcggtcgaatacctttctgggccacataaaaagttaatcggaaaatgcgtccgatgctgtttttcaaaagaatctctcGGTAGAATTTGGCTAACAAAGTACTCACTCCAATGCATTTCGACACCTCTACGAACATGTTGCCGGttggtttttctattttatagaAAGATCGGCCGACAataaaaatgactgaaaaggAACATTTGATCCGTAAATGAGTGCGTCGATCTGGAAGTCCGAATTTGCGTCCAAACACTTACTTATCGACGTGATCATTAAAACACCCGGCACACCAAATGCCAACGAAAAGCAGTCTTCTTCGCCAAAACAATGCACATCTTCTCGCAGTATGGGCGTCCTGATAATCGCACAGAAATGGACaattaattgataaaaatcggaaattattcggaatggatttttttgagGCCTACACCGTTGTCGATATCAGCGAGCCGGCATTTATTGACATGTAAAACAGGGAGAAAAATGTTGCCAACATTTTCGCTTGTTCGGGTATTTTGAATTGATCTCCACCGAAGGCCGCCACGCATGGTTTGATTCCACCGGTACCGATTGAGATCAGCATCAAGCCAATTACCGTCATCGTACTGCAATTGGgattaagaatttttgagtccattttcgatttgatttttttttcgtttatttaccTAGCAGGAAGGTGTAACGGTGGTATGGCGCCCACAGCTAAAGTGATACTACCAATTGCATACACTATcgataaatataaaatagtcCTGGAACGTGTATCGTGTAATGAATGTGGAGTTTTGCCAACACAAACGAAAAAGTGATTTCTTACTTGAAACGTCCCAAAAGACTGTCGGCAATTATTGCACCGAATAGTGGACAAAAATATACTAAACTCGTAAACACATGATATAATACTGTAGCTCCATCATCATCGTACCCCAATCGTCTAGTCAGGTACAACACAAGAATGGCtaatgaatggaaaattagAAACTTCATGCAAACGAAAACATCGAAATGTAACTCACTTTTCATGCCATAGAAGCTAAAACGCTCGCAGAACTCATTGCTCACTATAAATGCTATGGATTTGGGATACTTCGACTtctgaaaaacgaaaaataaaaaatttgtcaaaaatttgAGGATTTATTTGTGACGATCATTGATTGGGCTCGATTGGAGCGATTATTCGCACCTATCCAGGTGTACGAAATTTCGTGAATTCTGTGaaatcttaaaattaaaatcataaTAAATAGCAACGCTCTATTCAGTGCCGAAGCTAATGGTAACTTAagtcaatagtattttacatgactagggataaaaagatgaaaagtagagttttcgtgtgaattttgttaatccgaggcgaagccgaggtcaataaacacacgaaaacgggacgtttcattttcatcctgagttatgtaatggatttacatgctgagggcgttgaaagaagtgcttaaaacatgaaaagtacggttttcgacgaatgtagcatgtaaatagtcttttacatgctacatgcgtcgaaaaccgtacttttcatgttttaagcaatactgacaaaaaagttttcagattattacctgtgacagataatctttccccaggtaatgtaatttctcatacaaaagcagcattacctgtcacagataatgtgatttttgtatgaaaaatcaGTGAAAACCAATTACATAATTaggaataaaaagatgaaaagtctcgttttcatgtgtttattgacctcggcttcgcctcagatcaacaaaattcacacgaaaactctacttttcatcgttttatccctagtcatgtaaaatagtcCTTTACATAactagtgatgaaaagtagaattttcgcgataattttgttgatccgaggcgtagccaaggtcaataaacacccaaaaacgagacttcacTTTTATTCCGAGTCGAAAGCATGTAGCATGTATAGATTTTagatttgagcactatttcacaggactctcaatgattgacgctgtcggcaagttGGTCACTTCTGCCACTTcaccgaacaatattttcatggacaatgtgatcgaaaattttatttcctaacaaattattttgatttttaaatatcaTATCTCAAACGACCGACTCGATggcagtgccatcgctgatttttaCTAACAATATCCACAATCTATAGTGTTTAGAAGGTGTGTACGCATACCGAGTGTGCAGCAAGAGCAATACATTTTCCTACCCGAACTGtcacttttggttttgttttgaaaaattgtgtaacaaaTTGAGGTTCTCGTTTCGTGGAAAAATTTTGCTGAGTGTCAGTGCTGCAGCCCGACACCAAAGGAAGGGCTGcaatcacaaaataaaaagttcgaAACATTTACGTTAGATATGTTACTCACACTAAGCCTctgggaaataaattttgacactTATATGCCAATGACTTTTCTGACATTTAACGGTTCAAACCGTTACCTAAACACCCCCGAAAATTCATCTCTAATTATATTAAGGCTGGAAAGGATGCTAAAATACAACAATCTTGAAACTTTCCATTTTGTCTGATGATATCAcaaacgtattgttgaagatGTAGGTGCGTCCCTCATTTTTTTAAGCAGCACAAAACGTATACACTATTAAAAATATAGCAAATTCGATGCCGATTTATAATACGACAAGGTAATATTTTGATATAACAAGCAGCATATAAATAGATTCGATTAAAATTCGATTTGCAttgatttatataaaaaagaaaaaaaaatcattgaccctcttatcgaaataaaaacgTCAGTCAAGTTGTAAAAACGATCGCATCGTAAATTCATGTCacgtttttctaaaaaaaatcaatctgATTCAAAATTGATAACCGTATGAACTGTTTTCCATTGGATTAGGTCGAACACACACCAGCTATTATGCATTGATGGGATTCGCCATTATGGGTGTAATTGCTCACAACTACTTCTGCATTTAATTATAGATCAATTCTGGCAATTTGTACGGTGTAAAAATAGATATTGGATAACAAATTAGTCTAAGTCCATAAGACAAAGAAAATCCTGTTTCAACGACAGGTTTGGGCAATCCGACCTGTGGGTGAACTTTTTAAATTCGATTAAGGTACAGtaaacgtcagtgaaatttagacacgaattttcttcagctgtttttctaCTGGTACACTACAAAGATGAATTGACTTAATGTTTCGACAGTACcacaaggcaagttataatcgGTCATATCTCGTTCacccgtataaagacgtataagcAGCATGGGTCAGAAATCTTGCGTAGTACCCTAGCGATGGTAAGAGGACATTTTGGATTTATTAATTTTGGGAGAACACTTTCTATGTTTTGGTACTAAATTTGTGGTAttacaacgcacttcaagcatgagtggatcagctgaaaaaggGCTGAGGCTAATTCATGTAAAAATTTCACTTACGTCAACTGTATATCTGGTAATTCAGttggtttgtttatttatttcgtttaagATACCACAATACGTTGTGTAGTAATTATCGATCTTAGCTTTGTCTGGGATATAAAACTGTGAATGCTAAAGACGTCGAAAAGTTCGTTTTTCGACGgatgtgaaatttttatttacttttttttattcattgaaCCTACATCATGCAatcaaaagttgtaaattttttggatAATGATCTTGgcacaaaaaagataaaacgAGAAATATTTGTGGAAAGACAGATTCAGCATTTTTGCAACACTTTATGTGCACTCATTGGtattattgacaaaaaatatataaatgttCCCGGCAGACAACACGTATTTTTTTCGCTAATTAAAGGTAATTGTTTCTCctttaattcaataaatttttaacaacTTAACATGAACAACCTGTGTTATGTTCATGTAAATGGTGTGTAATCAAAAGAGCagaaaatttatatcaattttcaacaatGATCGAATTTCCATGAAGGTCACAAGTGTACAACATTAAAATTACATGATTGGTAACGAGCAATGAATAAATATCTGAAGAGTACAATTGTTTAATAAAAGTTACATCATTCCTCTATGATGGCGTTAAATTTGCCAACAATAAAAACACCAGTTTTATAAAGTCAGCGCACTTTAAGCAAgggtgcttcgagtgacagctgtcaaataatgtactattttttatggaaaCTGTTTCAGTTTCATAGATTTTGTTACAGTGCCATAATTTGTTTGATATACTGTTCCGTTTCAGTACCCTGTTCAGagtgaagtgcgttgataaaatgcataaacaatgaaaatgagatAATGTGATATTCTAACCAATAGCGTAGTTTTACGGCCAGAGTGGAGAGAGGGACGCGAATCACTCGAGctggaatttcttattttcttccagaaattaacacaaaatttttcatacgTGTGAGATGTGATTAACCTTTTTTCTCcacaaaaacatcaatttgttacacAATTTTACCAAACAAGATGACAGTTCGGTGTAGAAATATGTCTTTTTTCTACCCTGTCAAAACAAGAATAgagaaaagaaacattttcttcccCCTGTCATTGTGATTGAGACAGCAATATCGACAAATCATAGACATTGGACATTTTTGAGTCTCAATTGGGAAGTCAGTCCTGATATCTAAAGTGgttatttattataaatattagTCGGCGTTCACATAGGCAGTTGGGGGTTTCAACCTTCTCAATTTTCTACGAATTTCTCGTTGAGTTTGCACTAATTTCCACAAactaacctgttacagacggctgtcatcggtcatcgacaacgacagcaataataaacgaaaaagtCTGACTAATGaagtcttatatagcaaaaatcgtgttcaaaacaaatgaagtaaaagatttctcaaaacaatctctgaaaatcttccaTCAAATAAACTTCattgaatagtaaaactgttgatatgcttgccgtctgtgataggttaaaaaggaaaagaaactCCAATAAATAACAGACAAgtgaaaatcttctacttcatttgtataaCACGATGTGTAACAACTAAATAATCAGCAAACATGATTTCACTTTTGTTTCAGTGTAGcttcaataaaagtttttctttatttttcagaCAGGTAAATAAGCCTCTGAATAaagtttcttttgaatttcttttagaTGAACATTAAAACGGCAAACATGATGGTTTGATAAGAATTAGTCTATCTTTGTGGTTTGATAATTGTAATGAACATTAAACAAGACTAACTCTTGATATCACATTCagttgttgttttattttaattttaatcttcTCATCTATAAATTGCCAGTGAATCATTATCAAAACTACCATTTTTACTATTCTTCCAAAAATCGTCACTGGTGTTTATGAATAAACATTTCGGTATTATACTGACATACATGACATATTAGGCAATTCGGTTTATTAAAATGAGTTTTACGAACTAAGCCATTTACAACGTTTGAACAGACGTCTTTTCATTCGAAAGTGAAATAAAGTTATCAAACGTTACATATTAGACTCtgaatgtaaatatttatgcAGATCAGCaatatagattgtggaaattgttctCGTCACTCCTGCAAAAGTCAGCGATGGCACTACTGTATGTAGAGTCGATCTTTTGAGATACGGTTCTGCGGTTCAATATATATCTATTGAAACTTTCCGAAAACTGAGCCCATAGCGAAAGATCGCAGAATCaccaattattttgtttacaacAAACGGAAGTTTCATTGAACTAACATTCAAGGTATTAGTATCTTTTCAAATATGAATTTCGTTCAATTAAGGCAACAAATCGCAAAATTTTCTCGCTCGCTCCACTTGCATCATTTTCTTTCTTGAAAGAGTTACATGATATGCATGCGAACTAAAATTTATCGCTCTCTCCGCTCGCGTTTAACTTTAATGTGAACTTGTCAAccagtaccggactggctcgaaaaagcccatcgggggctccatgcaactcaatttataaaggcccacaaattaaaaattctcatacaaaaatccaaaaggcccatcgggaattccccgaattcaccatatagccagtccgggcctgttGTCAACTCATTCACTTGAAATGTGCcgaatcctgacattttgctaaaccTTAAATGTCAGCCCTTCCAAGTGATGGCGTTACAACTGCTTAGTCAACGTCACTTCGTCGGTTCCGTACTGacttagcaaaaaaaaaaaaaaaggataACAGATTCAAATACAAATCCGGAAAAAAACGATTAAATTGATCGGTTCGTTGGTTTGAGTAGATGTCCCGCAAAGTATGCCATATGCAGAATTTCGAGGAACATATTTGAAAGCTCTTTTCATCTCAGAATCTGTTCATAGATTAAACACTAGACATTTGATCTTACAAGCTATGCAGGAATTGGTATATTGCAAGACTACAATTTTATGagtttttccaatttcaaacTTCGCCCGGAATCGATGAGCTTTTTCAAGTTTTGCCCTAAGAGTTTTTTTGATAAAGGCCAGCTCCTTCTATTAGCGATTCGCAACAAAGGGTTCGTAGCGGAAATAAATCGAACATACTTATGtccaatattcaaattttgtcaacatAGAAAGTGGCGTCGAACGTGAAAATTGCGAATGGGTGATAGTAAAAGATTTGCAAAATTGCACTTTTAAGAGCTATgaaccctttgcaaatttgtagcctacgtTTAGACgagaaaatattcgttttttttgataatttctttaaaccaaaatctatttttgaaaaagtaaaaccgtTTAAGCAAgcaaagggaaaaattggtcgGTGGATGATCATCTATCCCAAATGGTGAAATCTTttcagattgtgtaaatttatgtaatctgcacaggtttctccaagtagGACAAGGTATcacacaaaccaatttttcctttaaaagtaacacatttttcgtGCTTTAATGTTTATGCTttttcgcctaaatgtaggctactaATTTGCAAAAGTTGCCATTGCttttaagagcgctcaccccttggcaattttctagcctacatttgtgcgcaaaaatattcgttttttgatgatttctctggacCCACAATCAGAGTtggatcggttatccgaaaaaccgaaaattt belongs to Bradysia coprophila strain Holo2 chromosome X unlocalized genomic scaffold, BU_Bcop_v1 contig_35, whole genome shotgun sequence and includes:
- the LOC119069487 gene encoding peptide transporter family 1-like, with amino-acid sequence MTVTTTAAVTAEKVKSKYPKSIAFIVSNEFCERFSFYGMKTILVLYLTRRLGYDDDGATVLYHVFTSLVYFCPLFGAIIADSLLGRFKTILYLSIVYAIGSITLAVGAIPPLHLPASTMTVIGLMLISIGTGGIKPCVAAFGGDQFKIPEQAKMLATFFSLFYMSINAGSLISTTVTPILREDVHCFGEEDCFSLAFGVPGVLMITSIIIFIVGRSFYKIEKPTGNMFVEVSKCIGTAIVTKVKATSNTVKSHWLDYAESKYSPDLIDDVKSLMKILVLYIPLPFFWALQDQQGSRWTFQATRMNGEVGGLFTIKPDQMQVINPLLIILFIPLWDLFVYPMLSKIGIRRPLQKLTFGMILAGLAFSISGFVELKLESGYPILPRSGQTQIRIFNGLNCAYDFRTDLPDDKSFRVASMSLFERKIIQLDGTRTTFTVNGTTAGNCGDVQGTFRLEDAQATSYFLTQKLGKTQLISYVESPDKPKKGFPVIRVLLTSNNTREVTLKHLNRDIVRSFFSNSTEMKSLLVGEYAVYIDNVLVSGLTIEPGAAYTLVLQEQFNGSYTFQSHAIVPPNDVHILWQIPQYIIVTAGEIMFSVTGLEFSYTQAPESMKSVLQACWLLAVAFGNIIVVIVAEVNFFESQASEFFLFAGCMALNVLLFVWLASRYRYRQVQETDNSMVMSSGSTPMTTADGREANKTGIENYAYNTDM